One part of the Actinomycetota bacterium genome encodes these proteins:
- a CDS encoding SIS domain-containing protein, giving the protein MCGIVAVVRRPGRRAVPDLRALTSELAEAASLLGPTLGSMEPADVVRAVRRAAGGVEGVDRQLGGTAGLRALLVAPVDDLDGPAGELEAGIARIERLLDAEGVRFGSHIEAVNVSLEQLKDSVWAVRNDRLRTARAVAELTGPEPSVAAIEACASIQIALSALDRLEVRGRDSAGVHVTVEGHGLDLEAPAVRAQLSERTSDRLFRSTAVRLSDGHLCFVYKAAAEIGELGDNTRAIRQAIVSDELLRLALRHDDAQATVLAHTRWASVGIISEANAHPVNQEEHDRDGPYVVAALNGDVDNYAQLRDAAGLRLPPEFTTDAKVIPALVSRRLVDEPDLAEAFRRTVASFDGSVAIAAGSTKAPGQVLLALRGSGQALYVGLAEDAYVVASEPYGVVEETSTYLRMDGETSPGASAPGQIVVLDRAGAGTSEGIRRFAYDGTPLPVHDGDLTTATITTRDIDRGDFPHFLLKELSEAPQSFRKTLRGRIEEHNGRLAVALGREALPDAIVERLRDRTIRRVLVIGQGTAAVAGQAIAAAIDGEVGAARLRVGALPATELSGFALDDDMSDVLLVAVSQSGTTTDTNRTVDLVRARGASVIGIVNRRNSDLVEKAHGVLYTSDGRDVEMSVASTKAFYAQIAAGYLLALAIAAALSPEDRGAHHELLAALRDLPAAMDRVLARRDEIADAAQRHAPGRRYWAVVGNGPNRVAAQEIRIKLSELCYKSIACDTTEDKKHIDLSSEPLILVCAAGLEGPNADDVGKEVAIYRAHRAAPVVIATDGQRAFTAALQTLRVPKTHPRLAFVLSAMVGHLFGYEAALAIDGQARILREARAAIEASVAAGYDGHRVLEQLAPALEPLTSRFLDEVRAGSYNGHLEASTAVRVAALLRYATGIAPLEAYAVDSGKVGTPGALIEDLTEALTRAIEELTRPIDAIKHQAKTVTVGISRSEDALFEAPLVRQVLTTGVARDCLSYRVLRTLAGLDPSVAEVTGFTRYRIEGDVGDNLATVHVVDKGGIAADLVSRTERDPRLRGTKHTVASDHEVMVARGRNDGRTVVIVPESKDTHVTGLALLHVRFHDRLTAEAARSVLKAYRGRYDALRDTVTETEPSFDEDELAALPVVDLLTAPMHTLADHWRA; this is encoded by the coding sequence ATGTGCGGGATCGTGGCCGTCGTCCGTCGCCCCGGCAGGCGAGCCGTCCCCGACCTGCGCGCGCTGACGTCGGAGCTCGCGGAAGCCGCGTCCCTGCTCGGACCGACGCTGGGCTCGATGGAGCCGGCCGACGTCGTACGAGCGGTGCGGCGGGCCGCCGGCGGAGTCGAAGGCGTCGACCGGCAGCTGGGAGGCACGGCGGGGTTGCGAGCGCTGCTCGTCGCGCCGGTCGATGACCTCGACGGGCCCGCCGGGGAGCTCGAAGCCGGGATCGCCCGGATCGAGCGGCTCCTCGACGCGGAGGGGGTGCGCTTCGGGAGCCACATCGAGGCGGTGAACGTGTCCCTCGAGCAGCTGAAGGACTCGGTGTGGGCCGTGCGCAACGACCGCCTCCGTACCGCTCGGGCCGTGGCGGAGTTGACCGGGCCCGAACCTTCGGTGGCGGCGATCGAGGCCTGCGCGTCGATCCAGATCGCGCTGTCCGCGCTCGACCGGTTGGAGGTGCGCGGCCGTGACTCTGCGGGCGTGCACGTGACCGTCGAGGGACACGGGCTCGACCTCGAGGCTCCCGCGGTGCGCGCGCAGCTGTCCGAACGCACATCCGACCGCCTGTTCAGGTCGACCGCGGTGCGGCTGAGCGACGGGCACCTGTGCTTCGTCTACAAGGCGGCGGCCGAGATCGGTGAGCTGGGCGACAACACGCGTGCCATACGTCAGGCCATCGTGTCCGACGAGCTCCTGCGTCTGGCCCTTCGTCACGACGACGCACAGGCGACGGTGCTCGCGCACACCCGATGGGCGAGCGTCGGGATCATCTCCGAGGCCAACGCCCACCCGGTCAACCAGGAGGAGCACGACCGCGACGGGCCCTACGTGGTCGCGGCCCTGAACGGCGACGTCGACAACTACGCGCAGCTGCGCGACGCGGCGGGCCTGCGCCTGCCGCCGGAGTTCACGACCGACGCGAAGGTGATCCCCGCGCTCGTGTCGCGCCGCCTCGTGGACGAGCCCGATCTCGCCGAAGCCTTTCGCCGTACGGTTGCCTCGTTCGACGGATCCGTCGCCATCGCCGCCGGGTCGACGAAGGCACCCGGACAGGTGCTTCTGGCGCTGCGTGGCAGCGGACAGGCGCTCTACGTCGGACTGGCCGAGGACGCCTACGTGGTGGCGAGCGAGCCGTACGGAGTCGTGGAAGAGACGTCGACGTACCTGCGGATGGACGGCGAGACGTCGCCCGGTGCGTCCGCGCCGGGCCAGATCGTGGTGTTGGACCGCGCCGGCGCAGGCACGTCGGAGGGAATCCGGCGCTTCGCGTACGACGGCACTCCGCTGCCGGTCCACGACGGCGACCTCACCACCGCGACGATCACGACCCGCGACATCGATCGCGGCGACTTCCCTCACTTCCTCCTCAAGGAGCTGTCGGAGGCCCCGCAGTCGTTCCGCAAGACGCTCCGGGGTCGCATCGAAGAGCACAACGGCAGGCTGGCCGTGGCCCTCGGGCGAGAGGCGCTTCCCGACGCGATCGTGGAGCGACTGCGCGACCGCACCATCCGGCGCGTCCTGGTGATCGGGCAGGGGACCGCGGCGGTGGCGGGTCAGGCGATCGCCGCCGCGATCGACGGTGAGGTCGGCGCGGCGCGACTGCGCGTCGGGGCGCTCCCCGCAACCGAGCTGTCGGGCTTCGCCCTCGACGACGACATGTCCGACGTCCTGCTCGTCGCGGTGAGCCAATCCGGCACCACGACCGACACCAATCGCACCGTCGACCTGGTGCGCGCGCGCGGCGCGAGCGTGATCGGCATCGTCAACCGGCGGAACAGCGACCTCGTGGAGAAGGCGCACGGGGTCCTCTACACGTCCGACGGGCGCGACGTCGAGATGAGCGTGGCTTCGACCAAGGCCTTCTACGCGCAGATCGCGGCCGGCTACCTGCTCGCGCTCGCCATCGCTGCCGCGCTGAGCCCCGAGGACCGAGGTGCGCACCACGAGCTGCTCGCGGCGCTCCGCGACCTCCCGGCGGCCATGGACCGGGTGCTGGCGCGGCGCGACGAGATCGCGGATGCCGCTCAGCGTCACGCGCCGGGCCGGCGCTACTGGGCGGTCGTGGGCAACGGGCCCAACCGGGTCGCCGCGCAGGAGATCCGGATCAAGCTCTCCGAGCTCTGCTACAAGTCGATCGCCTGCGACACCACCGAGGACAAGAAGCACATCGACCTCTCGTCGGAACCGCTGATCCTCGTGTGCGCGGCGGGACTCGAGGGCCCCAACGCCGACGACGTCGGCAAGGAGGTCGCCATCTACCGGGCCCATCGGGCGGCCCCCGTCGTCATCGCGACGGATGGTCAACGGGCGTTCACCGCTGCGCTCCAGACCCTTCGCGTCCCGAAGACCCATCCGCGGTTGGCGTTCGTGCTCTCGGCGATGGTGGGTCACCTGTTCGGCTACGAGGCCGCGCTCGCGATCGACGGGCAAGCGCGCATCCTCCGCGAGGCGCGCGCCGCGATCGAGGCCTCCGTCGCGGCCGGCTACGACGGCCACCGCGTGCTGGAGCAGCTCGCGCCGGCGCTCGAGCCACTGACGTCGCGCTTTCTCGACGAGGTGCGCGCCGGCTCCTACAACGGCCACCTCGAGGCCAGCACCGCGGTTCGAGTGGCCGCGCTGCTCCGCTACGCCACGGGCATCGCGCCGCTCGAGGCGTACGCGGTCGACTCCGGCAAGGTGGGTACGCCGGGCGCACTGATCGAGGACCTCACCGAGGCGCTGACCCGGGCCATCGAGGAGCTCACCCGGCCCATCGACGCGATCAAGCACCAGGCCAAGACGGTGACCGTGGGGATCTCGCGTTCGGAGGACGCGCTGTTCGAGGCGCCCCTCGTGCGCCAGGTGCTGACGACGGGCGTCGCCCGAGACTGCCTCAGCTACCGGGTGCTGCGGACGCTCGCCGGTCTCGACCCCTCGGTCGCCGAGGTCACGGGCTTCACGCGGTACCGCATCGAAGGTGACGTCGGCGACAATCTGGCGACCGTCCACGTCGTCGACAAGGGTGGCATCGCGGCCGATCTCGTCTCGCGGACCGAGCGCGACCCGCGGTTGCGCGGTACCAAGCACACGGTGGCCAGCGACCACGAGGTGATGGTGGCCCGCGGCCGCAACGACGGGCGCACGGTGGTGATCGTGCCCGAGAGCAAGGACACACACGTCACCGGGCTCGCGCTCCTGCATGTCCGGTTCCACGACCGCCTCACGGCCGAGGCGGCGCGTTCGGTGCTGAAGGCGTACCGGGGCCGC
- the glmM gene encoding phosphoglucosamine mutase has protein sequence MTLRFGTDGVRGVANADLTPELVVALGRAAARVLGPGPFIVGRDTRVSGPLLRAALTAGITAEGDDVVDLGILPTPGVAALSAADGLPAAMLSASHNPFSDNGIKFFAAGGRKLGDDAERALEAELDRVLRDGPPAEPPTGADVGAITSGLGGRERYEASVIATLEGRRLDGLRVVIDCAHGAAFAVAPSVLGRLGADVTVLNARPDGTNINAHCGSTHPEGLQHRVVAEDAQVGLAFDGDADRVLAVDHQGRLVDGDQLVALCALDRRDRGLLVGDTVVVTVMTNLGFRLAMAERGIKCVETQVGDRYVLEALEEGAWSLGGEQSGHVIFRDLATTGDGLLTGVQVLDVVARSGRPLAELAAVMTRLPQVLRNVRVADRDGLDAADALWSEVRDAEAALGDHGRVLIRPSGTEPVVRVMVEAPTLEDAEAVTARLVAAVERSLGPSGP, from the coding sequence CTGACGCTCCGCTTCGGCACCGACGGCGTGCGCGGTGTCGCCAATGCCGACCTCACACCGGAGCTGGTCGTCGCTCTCGGCCGGGCCGCCGCCAGGGTTCTGGGACCCGGGCCCTTCATCGTCGGCCGCGACACCCGCGTGTCCGGACCGCTGCTGCGCGCCGCGTTGACGGCCGGGATCACAGCCGAAGGCGACGACGTCGTCGATCTCGGGATCCTCCCGACGCCGGGTGTCGCCGCCCTGTCGGCGGCGGACGGTCTCCCGGCCGCCATGCTCTCGGCGTCGCACAACCCGTTCTCCGACAACGGGATCAAGTTCTTCGCGGCCGGGGGGCGCAAGCTGGGCGACGACGCGGAGCGGGCGCTCGAAGCCGAGCTCGACCGCGTGCTGCGCGACGGGCCGCCTGCAGAGCCACCTACCGGCGCCGACGTCGGTGCGATCACGTCCGGGCTCGGCGGGCGCGAGCGCTACGAGGCGAGCGTCATCGCCACCCTCGAAGGGCGACGGCTCGACGGCTTGCGCGTCGTCATCGACTGTGCCCACGGCGCGGCGTTCGCGGTGGCACCGAGCGTGCTCGGCCGGCTCGGTGCTGATGTGACGGTCCTCAACGCGAGACCGGACGGGACGAACATCAACGCGCATTGCGGGTCGACGCACCCCGAGGGGCTCCAGCACCGCGTCGTGGCCGAAGACGCGCAGGTCGGGCTCGCCTTCGACGGTGACGCGGACCGCGTGCTCGCCGTCGACCACCAGGGCCGGCTCGTGGACGGCGACCAGCTGGTCGCGCTCTGCGCGCTGGACCGGCGTGACCGGGGCCTGCTCGTGGGTGACACCGTCGTCGTCACCGTGATGACCAACCTCGGGTTCCGGCTGGCGATGGCCGAACGCGGCATCAAGTGCGTGGAGACCCAGGTCGGCGATCGCTACGTGCTGGAGGCGTTGGAGGAGGGAGCCTGGTCGCTCGGGGGCGAGCAGTCGGGCCACGTGATCTTCCGCGACCTGGCGACGACGGGCGACGGTCTCCTCACGGGCGTGCAGGTCCTCGACGTCGTCGCCCGCAGCGGTCGGCCCTTGGCCGAGCTGGCGGCGGTGATGACCCGACTCCCCCAGGTGCTCCGCAACGTCCGGGTGGCCGATCGCGACGGGCTCGATGCCGCCGATGCGCTGTGGTCGGAGGTGCGCGACGCAGAGGCCGCGCTCGGCGACCACGGTCGCGTGCTCATACGGCCGAGCGGCACCGAGCCGGTGGTACGCGTGATGGTCGAGGCGCCTACCCTGGAGGACGCGGAGGCGGTGACCGCCCGCCTCGTCGCCGCGGTCGAGCGTTCCCTGGGCCCGAGCGGCCCTTAG
- the rpsI gene encoding 30S ribosomal protein S9, whose protein sequence is MPKPLTQSTGRRKQAVARVRLRPGSGQITVNRRKLTDYFPSETHRMIVTEPLRLTTTAEVYDVDATIAGGGITGQAGALRLGIARGLIDLDAELRSALKRAGFLTRDAREKESKKYGLKKARKAPQYSKR, encoded by the coding sequence TTGCCCAAACCCCTCACGCAGTCGACCGGACGCCGCAAGCAGGCGGTGGCGCGCGTGCGCCTCCGTCCGGGCAGCGGCCAGATCACGGTGAACCGGCGCAAGCTGACCGACTACTTCCCGTCGGAGACCCACCGCATGATCGTCACCGAGCCGCTGCGCCTCACGACCACCGCTGAGGTCTACGACGTCGACGCGACGATCGCCGGTGGCGGGATCACGGGTCAGGCCGGCGCCCTGCGCCTCGGCATCGCACGCGGGCTCATCGATCTCGACGCAGAGCTGCGCAGCGCGTTGAAGCGAGCCGGCTTCCTCACTCGTGACGCGCGCGAGAAGGAGAGCAAGAAGTACGGCCTGAAGAAGGCCCGCAAGGCGCCGCAGTACTCGAAGCGGTAG
- the rplM gene encoding 50S ribosomal protein L13, which translates to MRTFSPKASDIQRAWHVVDADGLVLGRMASEVARILRGKHKPIFAPHVDTGDHVIVVNATRVVLTSDKSEKRLVYRHSGYPGGLKRRTYGDLLAAKPEDAIRRSVRGMLPKGPLGRSMLKKLKVYSGPTHPHAAQQPQALIIEHARHTTAES; encoded by the coding sequence GTGCGCACCTTCTCCCCGAAGGCCTCCGACATCCAACGCGCCTGGCACGTCGTCGACGCCGACGGCCTGGTGCTCGGTCGCATGGCCTCAGAGGTGGCGCGGATCCTCCGCGGCAAGCACAAGCCGATCTTCGCCCCCCATGTCGACACCGGCGACCACGTGATCGTCGTCAACGCGACCCGGGTCGTGCTCACGTCCGACAAGAGCGAGAAGCGTCTCGTCTACCGTCACTCGGGGTACCCCGGGGGCCTCAAGCGGCGCACCTACGGCGACCTGCTCGCGGCCAAACCCGAAGACGCGATTCGCCGGTCGGTGCGCGGCATGTTGCCCAAGGGCCCCCTCGGCCGGAGCATGCTCAAGAAGCTCAAGGTCTACAGCGGTCCCACCCATCCGCACGCGGCGCAACAGCCGCAGGCGCTCATCATCGAGCACGCCCGCCACACCACCGCCGAATCCTGA